In Ipomoea triloba cultivar NCNSP0323 chromosome 15, ASM357664v1, one genomic interval encodes:
- the LOC116005472 gene encoding uncharacterized protein LOC116005472 translates to MDDLGIEKIQISGPTLASLLNRLSASPGDLHGLLYGHVSFSTTTSLSDDTSSASTSAAADGANAPILTAIVTSFTSVPSHLALPHQSHPQDSSSTLIGWFSGRRRTPLRPSLHDSTATLSLNSSTSLSFTPQNSPHSVSLPPSLFLLLTTPFQDQLIHTHEYKAFQYRISTSSFEPKSLDIINIGPYFRSHYESFTPNSPFPPLTCDLRSSNAMVEDENTENSAGIQRSLKDQKELDVCAQGFEVARFSKLMGSNAANYTAEVEELYDKMLAKLDSLARLVEKSSAKVLEQESHNMKLRCKVAGLE, encoded by the exons ATGGACGATTTGGGAATTGAGAAGATTCAAATCTCCGGCCCAACCCTCGCCTCCCTCCTCAATCGCTTATCCGCCTCTCCCGGTGACCTTCACGGCCTTCTTTACGGCCACGTGTCTttctccaccaccacctccCTCTCCGACGACACCTCCTCCGCTTCCActtccgccgccgccgacgGCGCCAATGCCCCGATCCTCACTGCAATCGTCACCTCCTTCACCTCCGTGCCTTCTCACCTCGCCCTGCCCCATCAATCGCACCCTCAGGATTCGTCCTCAACCCTCATCGGCTGGTTCTCCGGCCGCCGGAGGACTCCTCTCCGCCCCTCGCTTCACGACTCCACCGCCACTTTGTCTCTCAACTCCTCCACCTCTCTGTCTTTCACTCCGCAAAACTCGCCTCATTCCGTTTCGCTACCCCCGTCTCTCTTCCTTCTACTAACGACGCCGTTTCAGGACCAGCTCATTCACACTCATGAGTACAAGGCTTTCCAATACCGGATTTCTACGTCTTCTTTCGAGCCCAAGAGCCTCGATATCATCAACATTGGTCCGTATTTCCGATCTCATTACGAGTCTTTCACCCCAAACTCTCCATTCCCTCCTTTGACCTGTGATTTGAGGTCCTCCAATGCAATGGTTGAGGACGAGAATACTGAGAACTCGGCTGGTATTCAACGAAGCCTGAAAGATCAGAAGGAATTGGATGTGTGTGCCCAGGGATTTGAAGTTGCCAGATTCAGCAAGTTAATGGGATCGAATGCCGCCAATTACACTGCTGAAGTAGAAGAATTGTATGATAAAATGCTTGCCAAGCTTGATAGCTTGGCCAGACTGGTGGAGAAGAGTTCTGCCAAAGTTCTTGAGCAG GAAAGTCATAATATGAAACTGAGGTGCAAGGTTGCTGGCTTGGAATGA